A single Lacerta agilis isolate rLacAgi1 chromosome 10, rLacAgi1.pri, whole genome shotgun sequence DNA region contains:
- the YARS2 gene encoding tyrosine--tRNA ligase, mitochondrial isoform X1, which produces MAAPAARAARRWLFGLRAASPRLQASWGRRQSHDQRPQPRARAKGLLAAQLERGLFQEIFPPQAAEEQLPGLLEAGRLPVTAYCGFDPTADSLHVGHLLAVLGLLHFQRAGHDVVALVGGATARLGDPSGRTEERAVLPEERARENASSLRRGLQRLFDNHRELFWSGEGTRLGRAAVLDNASWLEREPVVGFLCAVGGHLRMGTLLSRQSCKARLSSPSGMGLAEFLYPALQAYDFLHLHRHHGCRIQLGGADQMGNIMSGHDLVSKVTGEDVFGITVPLVTSTTGDKLGKSAGNAVWLNRNRTSPFELYQYFVRQPDSAVKRYLKLFTFLPLPEIQHIMEMHAREPEKWGAQKRLAAEVTKLVHGKAGLESAKRCTRALYYSDIAALETMSDQELQELFREAPYVELMLEPGTTVLELCRKANAIADGPRGHRDITGGGVSINHIKVTDPDAVLVLGQHILSNGLSLLRIGKRNYYVVKWLQLSHEEQKC; this is translated from the exons ATGGCGGCGCCCGCGGCACGAGCCGCCCGCCGTTGGCTTTTCGGCCTGAGGGCTGCTTCGCCCCGGCTCCAGGCGTCTTGGGGACGGCGGCAGTCCCACGACCAGCGGCCGCAGCCCCGGGCTCGGGCCAAGGGTCTCTTAGCGGCTCAGCTCGAGCGGGGCCTGTTCCAGGAGATATTCCCACCCCAAGCCGCCGAGGAGCAGCTCCCCGGGTTGTTAGAGGCGGGCCGCCTTCCCGTGACGGCCTACTGCGGCTTCGACCCGACGGCCGACTCGCTGCACGTCGGGCACCTGCTGGCGGTGCTGGGCCTGCTGCACTTCCAGCGCGCGGGCCACGACGTGGTGGCCTTGGTGGGAGGCGCCACGGCTCGCCTGGGAGACCCCAGCGGCCGCACGGAGGAGCGCGCGGTGCTGCCGGAGGAGCGCGCCCGGGAGAACGCGAGCTCCCTCCGCCGGGGGCTCCAGAGGCTCTTCGACAACCACCGCGAGCTCTTCTGGAGCGGGGAAGGGACTCGCCTGGGCCGCGCCGCCGTGCTGGACAACGCCAGCTGGCTGGAGCGCGAGCCCGTGGTGGGGTTCCTGTGCGCCGTCGGGGGCCACCTGCGCATGGGGACGCTGCTGAGCAGGCAGAGCTGCAAGGCCCGCCTGAGCAGCCCCAGCGGCATGGGGCTGGCCGAGTTTCTGTACCCGGCGCTGCAGGCCTACGACTTCCTGCACCTGCACCGACACCATGGCTGCCGCATCCAGCTGGGAGGAGCggaccagatgggcaacatcatGTCCGGACACGACCTCGTCTCCAA GGTGACAGGCGAAGATGTATTTGGAATAACAGTGCCTCTTGTTACAAGTACCACTGGAGATAAGTTGGGGAAATCTGCTGGCAATGCAGTTTGGCTAAACAGGAATAGGACATCTCCCTTTGAGTTATATCAGTACTTTGTCAGACAGCCAGATAGCGCTGTTAAAAG GTATCTGAAGCTTTTCACTTTCCTCCCTCTTCCGGAAATCCAACACATTATGGAAATGCATGCTAGAGAGCCTGAGAAGTGGGGGGCCCAGAAACGGCTTGCTGCTGAAGTAACTAAGCTTGTTCATGGCAAAGCAGGTCTGGAATCTGCTAAGAG GTGCACAAGGGCCCTTTATTACAGTGACATAGCAGCACTAGAGACTATGTCCGACCAAGAGCTTCAAGAACTCTTCAGGGAAGCACCATATGTTGAGTTGATGCTTGAACCTGGAACAACAGTACTTGAATTGTGTCGGAAAGCGAATGCTATTGCAGATGGACCAAGGGG GCATCGTGACATAACAGGTGGTGGAGTTTCTATAAACCACATTAAAGTAACTGATCCCGATGCTGTTCTTGTTCTTGGACAACATATCCTCAGCAATGGCTTGTCACTCCTTagaattggaaaaagaaattactATGTTGTGAAATGGCTTCAGTTGTCACATGAAGAACAAAAATGCTGA
- the YARS2 gene encoding tyrosine--tRNA ligase, mitochondrial isoform X2 gives MAAPAARAARRWLFGLRAASPRLQASWGRRQSHDQRPQPRARAKGLLAAQLERGLFQEIFPPQAAEEQLPGLLEAGRLPVTAYCGFDPTADSLHVGHLLAVLGLLHFQRAGHDVVALVGGATARLGDPSGRTEERAVLPEERARENASSLRRGLQRLFDNHRELFWSGEGTRLGRAAVLDNASWLEREPVVGFLCAVGGHLRMGTLLSRQSCKARLSSPSGMGLAEFLYPALQAYDFLHLHRHHGCRIQLGGADQMGNIMSGHDLVSKVTGEDVFGITVPLVTSTTGDKLGKSAGNAVWLNRNRTSPFELYQYFVRQPDSAVKRCTRALYYSDIAALETMSDQELQELFREAPYVELMLEPGTTVLELCRKANAIADGPRGHRDITGGGVSINHIKVTDPDAVLVLGQHILSNGLSLLRIGKRNYYVVKWLQLSHEEQKC, from the exons ATGGCGGCGCCCGCGGCACGAGCCGCCCGCCGTTGGCTTTTCGGCCTGAGGGCTGCTTCGCCCCGGCTCCAGGCGTCTTGGGGACGGCGGCAGTCCCACGACCAGCGGCCGCAGCCCCGGGCTCGGGCCAAGGGTCTCTTAGCGGCTCAGCTCGAGCGGGGCCTGTTCCAGGAGATATTCCCACCCCAAGCCGCCGAGGAGCAGCTCCCCGGGTTGTTAGAGGCGGGCCGCCTTCCCGTGACGGCCTACTGCGGCTTCGACCCGACGGCCGACTCGCTGCACGTCGGGCACCTGCTGGCGGTGCTGGGCCTGCTGCACTTCCAGCGCGCGGGCCACGACGTGGTGGCCTTGGTGGGAGGCGCCACGGCTCGCCTGGGAGACCCCAGCGGCCGCACGGAGGAGCGCGCGGTGCTGCCGGAGGAGCGCGCCCGGGAGAACGCGAGCTCCCTCCGCCGGGGGCTCCAGAGGCTCTTCGACAACCACCGCGAGCTCTTCTGGAGCGGGGAAGGGACTCGCCTGGGCCGCGCCGCCGTGCTGGACAACGCCAGCTGGCTGGAGCGCGAGCCCGTGGTGGGGTTCCTGTGCGCCGTCGGGGGCCACCTGCGCATGGGGACGCTGCTGAGCAGGCAGAGCTGCAAGGCCCGCCTGAGCAGCCCCAGCGGCATGGGGCTGGCCGAGTTTCTGTACCCGGCGCTGCAGGCCTACGACTTCCTGCACCTGCACCGACACCATGGCTGCCGCATCCAGCTGGGAGGAGCggaccagatgggcaacatcatGTCCGGACACGACCTCGTCTCCAA GGTGACAGGCGAAGATGTATTTGGAATAACAGTGCCTCTTGTTACAAGTACCACTGGAGATAAGTTGGGGAAATCTGCTGGCAATGCAGTTTGGCTAAACAGGAATAGGACATCTCCCTTTGAGTTATATCAGTACTTTGTCAGACAGCCAGATAGCGCTGTTAAAAG GTGCACAAGGGCCCTTTATTACAGTGACATAGCAGCACTAGAGACTATGTCCGACCAAGAGCTTCAAGAACTCTTCAGGGAAGCACCATATGTTGAGTTGATGCTTGAACCTGGAACAACAGTACTTGAATTGTGTCGGAAAGCGAATGCTATTGCAGATGGACCAAGGGG GCATCGTGACATAACAGGTGGTGGAGTTTCTATAAACCACATTAAAGTAACTGATCCCGATGCTGTTCTTGTTCTTGGACAACATATCCTCAGCAATGGCTTGTCACTCCTTagaattggaaaaagaaattactATGTTGTGAAATGGCTTCAGTTGTCACATGAAGAACAAAAATGCTGA